GTATTTTATTCATATACGAAGCGGTTTACCTGGGCGTGTCATCTGGTGCTTGGCGTCGCCATCGGACTGGCTCCGCTCGGAGGATGGGTCGCAACGACGGGACAAATCGATTGGATGGGGCTTTTGCTATTTGTTTCCGTGGCGCTTTGGACAGCGGGATTTGATGTGATATATGCCTGCCAGGATGCGGAATTTGACCGCAAGCGCGGCCTCTATTCCATTCCTAGCTACTTCGGTATCGCTAAAGCACTGAAGCTGGCCAGAGTGTTCCATATTGTGACGATTGCAGGGTTTATCGGCCTGTTCTTTGTGACAAGCCTGCATATTTGGTTTGCGGTCGGCGTTGTCATCGCAGCTGCGATTTTGATTTATGAACACCGTCTCGTGTCACCCAACGATTTATCAAAGTTAAATACGGCGTTTTTCACGATGAACGGAGTTTTGAGTGTGGTCGTATTCTCGTTTACGATCCTTGATTTGGTGATGAGATGAGAAAGGTATTTGTTGTCGGAATTACGGGGGCGAGCGGTGCTGTATATGGTGTGCGCCTCGTACAACAACTGCTCCTTCATGACTATAAAGTGCATATGATCGTGACAGAAGCTGGCTGGCAGGTTTTTCACGAGGAATTGGAGTGGGACACGACAGATCGGAACGCCGTGCTTGCGGAGCATTTTCCGCAGGTGAGAGGAGAGCTTCATTACCATACGCTGCGTGACTTTACGGCACCTGTGGCGAGCGGTTCATATCGCAGTGATACGATGGTTATCATTCCGTGTTCAATGGGAACGTTATCGGGCATTGCACATGGTGCGTCGGGCAATCTGCTTGAGCGAGTAGCGGATGTCATGCTTAAGGAAGGCAAAAAGCTTGTGATCGTACCGAGAGAGACGCCGATGAACGTCATTCAGCTTGAAAACATGACAAAGCTGGCGCAGGCCGGTGCGCGCATCGTGCCGGCTATGCCTGGATATTACCACAAGCCGCAAACCATGGATGATCTGATTAACTTTGTAGTAGGCAAGGTATTGGATACACTTGATGTTCCGCATGATTTATTCCGCCGTTGGGGAGAGTGAAATCGTGTCTACAATGAAAATCGGTAAAATTACCTTTAGCAACATCATGCCTATTTATCATTTTTTTCGTACGGATCAGTTCCATGAGCATCAAGTGGAATTAATTCCACAGGTTCCTTCGCAGCTTAATCGTGGAATGGCAGCGGGAGAGATTGATATGGGACCGATTTCTTCGTTTGAATATGGTCGTAATTATAAAAAATACGAAGTGCTTCCTGATTTATCGATCAGCTCTAAAGGAAAGGTACGCTCCATTTTTCTTTTCTCGAAACGTCCAATTGAAGAGCTGAAAGAAGCCAGTATTGCGCTGACAGACAAATCAGCGACATCGAATAATCTGCTCAAAATCATATTGGAGAAGTTCTATCAGGCTTCCCCGACTTATGAAGAGATGCCTGCCAATCTTGACAAGATGATGACCACATATGATGCGGCGCTGCTGATTGGTGATGATGCGCTGCTTGCGTCTTGGAATAATCCTGGCTATTATATGTATGATCTTGGGGAATTATGGTATCAGCATACCGGTCTATGGATGGTGTTTGCTGTTTGGGCTGTACGGCGCGATGTGTCGCTTCATCGGCCTG
This window of the Aneurinibacillus sp. REN35 genome carries:
- a CDS encoding UbiA-like polyprenyltransferase gives rise to the protein MKKLKIILEMIKFEHTIFALPFAFMGAILGSIVVNGTWPTWSQIFWVIVAMVGARSAAMALNRLIDRNFDADNPRTAMRAIPAGLLKEKEVLLFIIVSFVVLFFAAFQLNMLAVKLLPIAVFFLVFYSYTKRFTWACHLVLGVAIGLAPLGGWVATTGQIDWMGLLLFVSVALWTAGFDVIYACQDAEFDRKRGLYSIPSYFGIAKALKLARVFHIVTIAGFIGLFFVTSLHIWFAVGVVIAAAILIYEHRLVSPNDLSKLNTAFFTMNGVLSVVVFSFTILDLVMR
- a CDS encoding menaquinone biosynthetic enzyme MqnA/MqnD family protein; this encodes MKIGKITFSNIMPIYHFFRTDQFHEHQVELIPQVPSQLNRGMAAGEIDMGPISSFEYGRNYKKYEVLPDLSISSKGKVRSIFLFSKRPIEELKEASIALTDKSATSNNLLKIILEKFYQASPTYEEMPANLDKMMTTYDAALLIGDDALLASWNNPGYYMYDLGELWYQHTGLWMVFAVWAVRRDVSLHRPELLRSVHNEFLRSKRKGFAELDEVVAQAKKEFGATAEFWKIYYTGLSYDFTPEHKRGLEYYYACAADMGLLAEPATVEVFSTDSGQSAG
- a CDS encoding UbiX family flavin prenyltransferase — protein: MRKVFVVGITGASGAVYGVRLVQQLLLHDYKVHMIVTEAGWQVFHEELEWDTTDRNAVLAEHFPQVRGELHYHTLRDFTAPVASGSYRSDTMVIIPCSMGTLSGIAHGASGNLLERVADVMLKEGKKLVIVPRETPMNVIQLENMTKLAQAGARIVPAMPGYYHKPQTMDDLINFVVGKVLDTLDVPHDLFRRWGE